The following are encoded together in the Triticum dicoccoides isolate Atlit2015 ecotype Zavitan chromosome 6B, WEW_v2.0, whole genome shotgun sequence genome:
- the LOC119320443 gene encoding beta-1,4-mannosyl-glycoprotein 4-beta-N-acetylglucosaminyltransferase-like has protein sequence MAGSSDYRPFNLAARVVGKRRRLILPAKLKSAIPAIALVLSAVAIIAAITQHHRSITYFLRPLWDTPPKPFTVIPHYYAPNTSMAELCALHGWRARASPRRVFDAVLFNNELDILEIRYRELLPYVHKLLILEANATFTGIPKPLSFAENLERFAFARSKIVYDRLAIATPGPRSHLREEPFDVEARHRRALNALLRRSGVAAGDVVIMADADEIPSPETVQLLRWCDGVPPVMHLQLENYVYSFEFPVDQGSWRATAHLFGERTAYQHSRQSDLILADAGWHCSFCFREVAEFVFKMKAYSHADRVRRQSFLDPARIQRVVCGGEDLFDMLPEEYTFRDLFKKMGPIPRSASAMHLPSYLIKNAHRFRFLLPGGCLRSG, from the coding sequence ATGGCCGGAAGCTCGGATTATCGGCCTTTTAACCTGGCAGCAAGAGTCGTAGGAAAGAGACGACGACTCATACTACCTGCCAAGTTGAAGTCAGCGATACCCGCCATTGCTCTGGTTCTGTCGGCGGTGGCCATCATTGCTGCCATAACCCAGCACCACCGGAGCATCACCTACTTCCTGCGGCCGCTGTGGGACACGCCGCCCAAGCCCTTCACCGTCATCCCGCACTACTACGCCCCCAACACCTCCATGGCCGAGCTGTGCGCGCTCCACGGCTGGCGCGCCCGCGCCTCCCCTCGCCGCGTCTTCGACGCCGTCCTCTTCAACAACGAGCTGGACATCCTGGAGATCCGCTACCGCGAGCTGCTCCCCTACGTCCACAAGCTGCTCATCCTGGAGGCCAACGCCACCTTCACCGGCATCCCCAAGCCGCTCTCCTTCGCCGAGAACCTCGAGCGCTTCGCGTTCGCGAGGTCCAAGATCGTCTACGACAGGCTTGCCATCGCCACACCGGGGCCGAGGTCTCATCTCCGGGAGGAGCCGTTCGACGTGGAGGCCAGGCACCGGCGCGCGCTGAACGCGCTGCTGCGGCGGTCAGGCGTCGCGGCCGGGGACGTGGTGATCATGGCGGACGCGGACGAGATCCCGAGCCCGGAGACGGTGCAGCTGCTGCGGTGGTGCGACGGGGTGCCGCCGGTGATGCACCTGCAGCTGGAGAACTACGTCTACTCCTTCGAGTTCCCCGTGGACCAGGGAAGCTGGAGGGCGACGGCGCACCTCTTCGGCGAGCGCACGGCGTACCAGCACTCCCGGCAGAGCGACCTGATCCTGGCGGACGCCGGGTGGCACTGCAGCTTCTGCTTCAGGGAGGTCGCCGAGTTCGTGTTCAAGATGAAGGCGTACAGCCACGCGGACCGGGTGCGGCGGCAGAGCTTCCTCGACCCGGCGAGGATCCAGCGGGTCGTCTGCGGCGGCGAGGACCTGTTCGACATGCTCCCCGAGGAGTACACCTTCAGGGATCTCTTCAAGAAGATGGGACCAATACCCAGGTCTGCGTCCGCCATGCACCTGCCTTCCTATCTCATCAAGAACGCACACAGGTTCAGGTTCTTGCTTCCTGGTGGATGCTTGAGATCAGGTTAA